The proteins below come from a single Penaeus monodon isolate SGIC_2016 chromosome 23, NSTDA_Pmon_1, whole genome shotgun sequence genomic window:
- the LOC119587769 gene encoding transmembrane protein 60-like, whose product MAMLHRALFTWFLLLVFLILLALRLDHRTHWNWFIVFIPMWFYDALLLIYISIHMINECRTAVGVSGGSHHRTARQRLSAILKRVWPLLAVILKMAFMVALCLKQQNPDAGITSYHVLLPLWILLLGLCINVLHCLVLQHQDRFP is encoded by the coding sequence ATGGCAATGCTACACCGTGCATTATTCACCTGGTTCCTCCTCCTGGTCTTTCTCATCTTGCTTGCACTCCGGCTTGACCACAGAACCCATTGGAATTGGTTCATTGTCTTTATCCCTATGTGGTTCTATGATGCACTTCTTCTCATATACATTAGCATCCATATGATCAATGAATGCCGTACGGCTGTTGGGGTGTCAGGTGGCTCACACCACCGCACGGCCAGGCAGCGTCTCTCGGCCATCCTGAAGCGGGTCTGGCCCCTACTGGCTGTCATTCTCAAAATGGCATTCATGGTGGCCCTGTGCCTAAAGCAGCAGAACCCTGATGCGGGAATTACGTCCTACCATGTTCTGTTGCCGCTGTGGATTCTCCTGCTGGGTCTCTGCATCAATGTCCTGCATTGCTTAGTGTTGCAGCACCAAGATCGGTTTCCATGA